A portion of the Leifsonia sp. EB41 genome contains these proteins:
- the recN gene encoding DNA repair protein RecN, whose translation MDEISIRDLGVIAEAALPLGPGFTAITGETGAGKTMVVSALGLLLGERADTGAVRLGSAQAWVEGRWRVEEPGEVVERVRDAGGDVDPLGDGAAELVLSRSVSAEGRSRAVVGGRSAPVSVLTELGEQLVVVHGQSDQLRLRSAVAQREALDRFAGPDLASALDGYVQVFHRWRDNETELDELLADRDRRAREADDLRVAMAEIEAVAPQPGEDAELGERAERLTNLEELRLAASGARELLSAEESDEPDVVGLLEAARRQVERVAPHDAELAPTVEAVANLSYLASDIAAQLSTYLATLDTDGSRELEAVQERRAELSTLVRKYGPTLDDVISTLETGSLRLLELDGDADRIEELTDEVAADKALVVELAAGLSERRRVAAERLSAAVSDELSALAMPDARVVVEVTQRDEADPQSYTASGRDQVAILLRPHPGAEPRPLGKGASGGELSRVMLAIEVVIAATDPVPTFIFDEVDAGVGGASAIEIGRRLARLAESAQVIVVTHLAQVAAFANNHLTVVKGNDGAVTASSVRRLDGEERIAEMARLLSGLPDSESGLTHARELVDMAASAR comes from the coding sequence ATCGACGAGATCTCCATCCGCGACCTCGGCGTCATCGCGGAGGCCGCGCTGCCGCTCGGGCCCGGGTTCACGGCGATCACCGGCGAGACCGGCGCGGGCAAGACGATGGTCGTGTCGGCGCTCGGCCTCCTGCTGGGCGAGCGCGCCGACACCGGCGCGGTCCGGCTCGGCAGCGCACAGGCCTGGGTCGAGGGCCGCTGGCGCGTCGAGGAGCCGGGGGAGGTCGTGGAGCGCGTCCGTGACGCCGGCGGCGACGTCGACCCGCTCGGCGACGGCGCGGCGGAGCTCGTGCTGAGCCGGTCGGTGTCGGCGGAGGGCCGGTCGCGGGCGGTGGTCGGCGGACGGAGCGCGCCGGTGAGCGTGCTGACCGAGCTCGGTGAGCAGCTCGTCGTGGTGCACGGCCAGTCCGACCAGCTCCGGCTGCGGTCGGCCGTGGCCCAGCGCGAGGCGCTCGACCGCTTCGCTGGGCCCGACCTCGCGAGCGCGCTCGACGGCTACGTACAGGTGTTCCACCGCTGGCGCGACAACGAGACCGAGCTGGACGAGCTCCTCGCCGACCGGGACCGGCGCGCACGGGAGGCCGACGACCTCCGGGTCGCGATGGCCGAGATCGAGGCCGTGGCGCCGCAGCCGGGCGAGGACGCCGAGCTCGGTGAGCGCGCCGAACGGCTCACGAACCTCGAGGAGCTGCGGCTCGCCGCCTCCGGTGCGCGCGAGCTGCTCTCGGCCGAGGAGTCCGACGAGCCCGACGTGGTCGGCCTCCTGGAGGCCGCGCGCCGCCAGGTCGAGCGCGTCGCGCCGCACGACGCCGAACTCGCCCCGACCGTGGAGGCCGTCGCCAACCTCAGCTACCTGGCCTCCGACATCGCCGCGCAGCTCTCCACCTACCTCGCGACACTCGACACCGACGGCTCGCGCGAGCTGGAGGCCGTCCAGGAGCGCCGGGCGGAGCTGTCCACGCTCGTCCGCAAGTACGGGCCGACCCTGGACGACGTGATCAGCACGCTGGAGACCGGGAGTCTGCGGCTGCTGGAGCTCGACGGCGACGCCGACCGCATCGAAGAGCTCACGGACGAGGTGGCGGCCGACAAGGCACTCGTGGTGGAGCTCGCCGCCGGGCTGAGCGAACGTCGCAGGGTCGCAGCGGAGCGGCTCTCCGCCGCGGTCTCCGACGAGCTGTCCGCCCTCGCCATGCCGGACGCCCGCGTGGTCGTGGAGGTCACCCAGCGCGACGAGGCCGACCCGCAGAGCTACACGGCGAGCGGCCGCGACCAGGTCGCCATCCTGCTGCGCCCGCACCCGGGCGCCGAGCCGCGACCGCTCGGCAAGGGCGCGTCCGGGGGCGAGCTCTCGCGCGTCATGCTCGCCATCGAGGTCGTCATCGCGGCGACCGACCCGGTGCCGACCTTCATCTTCGACGAGGTGGACGCCGGCGTCGGCGGCGCGTCGGCGATCGAGATCGGCCGCCGTCTCGCACGCCTGGCCGAGAGCGCGCAGGTGATCGTCGTGACCCACCTCGCGCAGGTGGCGGCGTTCGCGAACAACCACCTCACGGTCGTCAAGGGCAACGACGGGGCGGTCACGGCCTCCAGCGTCCGCCGGCTCGACGGGGAGGAGCGGATCGCGGAGATGGCGCGGCTGCTGTCCGGCCTGCCCGACTCCGAGAGCGGGCTCACGCACGCGCGCGAACTCGTGGACATGGCGGCGTCCGCACGCTGA
- a CDS encoding CTP synthase has translation MDNSDAAQTNSKNGTTKHIFVTGGVVSSLGKGLTAASLGNLLTARGLRVVMQKLDPYLNVDPGTMNPFQHGEVFVTDDGAETDLDIGHYERFLDINLSQSANVTTGQIYSNVIAKERRGEYLGDTVQVIPHITDEIKRRMRLQAQPGPDGEPAPDVIITEIGGTVGDIESQPFIESARQVRHELGRKNCFFVHVSLVPFMNASGEQKTKPTQHSVAALRSIGIQPDALVLRSDRPVSESNKRKIALMCDVDEQAVVNAVDVPSIYDIPTMLHEQGLDAYIIDQLGLDKAADVDWHGWARLLEAVHDPKHEVTIGLVGKYIDLPDAYLSVTEALRAGGFAHRTKVKLKWIPSDECQTPEGAAAQLGDVDAICVPGGFGVRGIEGKVGALKFARENGIPALGLCLGLQCMVIEYARHEAGLAGASSSEFDPETEFPVIATMAEQVEIIAGGDLGGTMRLGLYPAVLADGSLAADLYGAPEASERHRHRYEVNNNYREQIADAGLWFSGTSPDGHLVEYVELPRDVHPFYIGTQAHPELRSRPNHAHPLFAGLVGAALDRQKASLLFEVAADDEVGAAVEGAVEVGADA, from the coding sequence GTGGATAATTCAGACGCGGCTCAGACCAACAGCAAAAACGGCACTACCAAGCACATCTTCGTGACAGGTGGTGTCGTTTCTTCGTTGGGGAAGGGCCTCACGGCCGCCTCCCTCGGAAATCTCCTGACAGCCCGCGGTCTCCGCGTGGTCATGCAGAAGCTCGACCCGTACCTCAACGTGGACCCGGGGACGATGAACCCGTTCCAGCACGGCGAGGTCTTCGTCACGGACGACGGGGCGGAGACCGACCTCGACATCGGCCACTACGAGCGCTTCCTCGACATCAACCTCTCCCAGTCGGCGAACGTCACCACCGGCCAGATCTACTCGAACGTGATCGCCAAGGAGCGCCGCGGCGAGTACCTGGGCGACACCGTCCAGGTCATCCCGCACATCACCGACGAGATCAAGCGCCGGATGCGCCTCCAGGCCCAGCCGGGACCGGACGGCGAGCCGGCGCCGGACGTCATCATCACCGAGATCGGCGGCACGGTCGGCGACATCGAGTCGCAGCCGTTCATCGAGTCCGCCCGCCAGGTGCGCCACGAGCTCGGCCGCAAGAACTGCTTCTTCGTGCACGTCTCGCTCGTACCGTTCATGAACGCCTCCGGCGAGCAGAAGACCAAGCCCACCCAGCACTCCGTGGCGGCGCTGCGCTCCATCGGCATCCAGCCGGACGCGCTCGTGCTGCGCAGCGACCGGCCGGTGTCCGAGTCGAACAAGCGCAAGATCGCGCTGATGTGCGACGTGGACGAGCAGGCCGTCGTCAACGCGGTGGACGTGCCCAGCATCTACGACATCCCGACCATGCTGCATGAGCAGGGCCTAGACGCCTACATCATCGACCAGCTCGGCCTGGACAAGGCCGCAGATGTCGACTGGCACGGCTGGGCCCGCCTCCTGGAGGCCGTGCACGACCCCAAGCACGAGGTCACGATCGGTCTGGTCGGCAAGTACATCGACCTCCCGGACGCCTACCTGTCGGTCACCGAGGCGCTGCGCGCGGGCGGCTTCGCCCACCGCACCAAGGTGAAGCTCAAGTGGATCCCGTCCGACGAGTGCCAGACGCCGGAGGGCGCGGCCGCCCAGCTCGGCGACGTCGACGCGATCTGCGTGCCGGGCGGCTTCGGCGTGCGCGGCATCGAGGGCAAGGTGGGCGCGCTGAAGTTCGCCCGCGAGAACGGCATCCCGGCGCTCGGCCTGTGCCTCGGCCTGCAGTGCATGGTCATCGAGTACGCGCGCCACGAGGCGGGCCTCGCCGGCGCGTCGTCGTCGGAGTTCGACCCGGAGACCGAGTTCCCGGTGATCGCCACGATGGCCGAGCAGGTCGAGATCATCGCGGGCGGCGACCTGGGCGGCACCATGCGTCTGGGCCTCTACCCGGCGGTCCTCGCCGACGGCTCTCTCGCGGCCGACCTGTACGGCGCTCCGGAGGCCAGCGAGCGTCACCGCCACCGCTACGAGGTCAACAACAACTACCGCGAGCAGATCGCCGACGCCGGCCTCTGGTTCTCCGGCACCTCGCCGGACGGCCACCTGGTCGAGTACGTGGAGCTGCCGCGTGACGTGCACCCGTTCTACATCGGCACCCAGGCCCACCCGGAGCTGCGGTCGCGCCCGAACCACGCGCACCCGCTGTTCGCCGGGCTCGTCGGCGCCGCGCTCGACCGGCAGAAGGCCAGCCTCCTGTTCGAGGTCGCCGCGGACGACGAGGTCGGCGCCGCGGTCGAGGGCGCGGTCGAAGTCGGCGCGGACGCCTGA
- a CDS encoding NUDIX domain-containing protein — protein sequence MADGGAFRDEPFRPQVVSSEVPFDGKIWDVRRDTFRYNGEDITREYVDHTGAVAVLALDDQDRVLLIKQYRHPVRYRDWEVPAGLLDITGEDPLIAAQRELAEEADLQADRWNVLTDVFTSPGGNDEAIRVYLARGVRATAEAFEREAEEADIEVAWVPLEDAVDAVLERRVHNAVLIIAVLAARVAREKGWASLGAADAPWPSHPKLAAVEAETAGQSAAG from the coding sequence ATGGCGGACGGCGGCGCGTTCCGCGACGAGCCGTTCCGTCCGCAGGTCGTCTCGTCGGAGGTCCCCTTCGACGGCAAGATCTGGGACGTGCGGCGCGACACCTTCCGCTACAACGGCGAGGACATCACCCGCGAGTACGTCGACCACACGGGCGCCGTCGCGGTGCTCGCGCTGGACGACCAGGACCGGGTGCTGCTGATCAAGCAGTACCGGCATCCCGTGCGGTACCGCGACTGGGAGGTCCCGGCCGGGCTCCTCGACATCACCGGTGAGGACCCGCTGATCGCGGCGCAGCGCGAGCTGGCGGAGGAGGCCGACCTCCAGGCCGATCGCTGGAACGTGCTGACCGACGTCTTCACGAGCCCCGGCGGCAACGACGAAGCCATCCGCGTCTACCTGGCGCGCGGGGTGCGGGCCACCGCCGAGGCATTCGAGCGCGAGGCGGAGGAGGCCGACATCGAGGTGGCGTGGGTGCCGCTGGAAGACGCCGTCGATGCGGTGCTCGAGCGGCGCGTCCACAACGCGGTGCTGATCATCGCGGTGCTCGCCGCGCGGGTCGCCCGCGAGAAGGGCTGGGCGAGCCTCGGTGCCGCCGACGCGCCGTGGCCGAGCCATCCGAAGCTGGCCGCGGTCGAGGCCGAGACCGCCGGGCAGAGCGCCGCGGGATGA
- a CDS encoding GNAT family N-acetyltransferase — protein MPTMPAELATERLRLRLRDGRDAEWNLALIAEDPSQETRTVEEERDRLDAQRSAADEAGFGLYAVELADTGEAIGYCGLVTKRASAAQPELAYELLRRHVGSGYATEAAAAVADAAFDAGFPVLWAVVGSWNAPSFRILDKLGFRPSRVTGEGGKVLVWLYRKAPRGRHRARG, from the coding sequence ATGCCGACGATGCCAGCCGAGCTCGCCACCGAGCGCCTGCGCCTCCGTCTCCGCGACGGGCGCGACGCGGAGTGGAACCTGGCGCTGATCGCCGAGGACCCCTCCCAGGAGACCCGGACGGTCGAGGAGGAGCGCGACCGGCTGGACGCGCAGCGCAGCGCTGCCGATGAGGCCGGCTTCGGGCTGTACGCGGTCGAGCTCGCCGACACCGGCGAGGCGATCGGTTACTGCGGTCTGGTCACGAAGCGAGCGAGCGCCGCGCAGCCGGAGCTCGCGTACGAGCTGCTCCGCCGGCACGTCGGCAGCGGCTACGCGACCGAGGCGGCCGCGGCGGTGGCCGACGCGGCGTTCGACGCCGGGTTCCCTGTGCTGTGGGCGGTGGTGGGGAGCTGGAACGCGCCGTCCTTCCGCATCCTCGACAAGCTCGGCTTCCGGCCGTCGCGCGTGACGGGCGAGGGCGGGAAGGTCCTGGTCTGGCTGTACCGGAAGGCGCCGCGGGGGCGTCACCGCGCCCGCGGGTGA
- a CDS encoding ParA family protein: MTRNDEVRTELPGMDTASIAAPLGPTGRPLRTFPAPAELAQHGPAKVVALCNQKGGVGKTTTSINLGATLAEYGRKVLAIDFDPQGALSAGLGAQTHDVTTIYDLLLNRNADVREAIQSTGVAGLDIIPANIDLSAAEVHLVNEVAREQILAGVLRKVSADYDVILIDCQPSLGILTVNALTASHGVLIPLECEYFALRGVALLIETIDKVRERLNPAIELDGILATMYDSRTLHSREVLERVVDAFGDRVLETVISRTVKFPDASVAATPITQFAPEHQAAEAYRQLARELIFRGAVA, translated from the coding sequence GTGACGCGCAACGACGAGGTCAGGACGGAGCTTCCCGGCATGGACACCGCATCCATCGCCGCACCGCTCGGACCAACCGGACGCCCGCTGCGCACATTCCCCGCACCCGCCGAGCTCGCCCAGCACGGGCCCGCCAAGGTCGTGGCGCTGTGCAACCAGAAGGGCGGGGTCGGCAAGACCACGACCTCCATCAACCTGGGCGCGACGCTCGCCGAGTACGGCCGCAAGGTGCTCGCGATCGACTTCGACCCGCAGGGTGCGCTCTCGGCCGGGCTCGGCGCGCAGACCCACGACGTGACGACGATCTACGACCTGCTGCTGAACCGCAACGCGGACGTGCGGGAGGCCATCCAGTCCACCGGAGTCGCGGGGCTGGACATCATCCCGGCGAACATCGACCTCTCGGCCGCAGAGGTGCACCTGGTCAACGAGGTGGCGCGCGAGCAGATCCTCGCCGGCGTGCTGCGCAAGGTGTCGGCCGACTACGACGTCATCCTCATCGACTGCCAGCCGTCGCTCGGCATCCTCACCGTCAACGCGCTGACCGCGAGCCACGGCGTGCTCATCCCGCTGGAGTGCGAGTACTTCGCCCTGCGCGGCGTCGCCCTGCTCATCGAGACCATCGACAAGGTGCGCGAGCGGCTGAACCCGGCGATCGAGCTCGACGGCATCCTCGCGACCATGTACGACTCCCGCACGCTGCACTCGCGCGAGGTGCTGGAGCGCGTCGTCGACGCGTTCGGCGACCGCGTGCTCGAGACGGTCATCTCGCGCACCGTGAAGTTCCCGGACGCCTCGGTCGCGGCCACGCCGATCACGCAGTTCGCGCCCGAGCACCAGGCGGCGGAGGCCTACCGCCAGCTCGCGAGGGAACTGATCTTCCGTGGCGCCGTCGCCTGA
- a CDS encoding ScpA family protein, with the protein MAPSPEAPQDQDTAGEGGFRVAVGQFEGPFDLLLSLISKHELDITEISLSRVTDEFIAYLRRLDADESLDEASEFLLVAATLLDLKIAGLLPQGELVDAEDVALLEARDLLFARLLQYRAFKEASTWFAAHLDAESSRHARTVRLEDKYRQRTPELVWTLTADDFAALATLAMTPREIPVVGLDHLHAPLVSIREQAAVVVGMLRAGEPLSFRQLVAGAEQKGVVIARFLAVLELYRHAAIAFEQVEPLGELTLRWTAEHWSEENLSNLGADYDG; encoded by the coding sequence GTGGCGCCGTCGCCTGAGGCGCCGCAGGATCAGGACACCGCCGGGGAGGGCGGCTTCCGCGTCGCGGTCGGCCAGTTCGAGGGGCCGTTCGACCTCCTGCTGTCCCTCATCTCCAAGCACGAGCTGGACATCACCGAGATCTCGCTGAGCCGGGTCACGGACGAGTTCATCGCCTACCTGCGCCGGCTCGACGCCGACGAGAGCCTGGACGAGGCGAGCGAGTTCCTGCTCGTCGCGGCGACCCTTCTCGACCTCAAGATCGCCGGCCTCCTGCCGCAGGGCGAGCTGGTCGACGCGGAGGACGTCGCTCTACTGGAGGCGCGCGACCTGCTGTTCGCGCGGCTGCTGCAGTACCGCGCGTTCAAGGAGGCGTCGACGTGGTTCGCCGCGCACCTGGACGCGGAGAGTTCCCGGCACGCACGCACAGTGCGGCTGGAGGACAAGTACCGGCAGCGCACGCCCGAGCTGGTCTGGACGCTGACCGCAGACGACTTCGCGGCCCTCGCCACCCTGGCGATGACGCCGCGCGAGATCCCGGTCGTCGGCCTCGACCACCTGCACGCACCTTTGGTCAGCATCCGCGAGCAGGCCGCCGTGGTCGTCGGGATGCTGCGCGCCGGTGAGCCGCTGTCGTTCCGGCAGCTCGTGGCCGGGGCGGAGCAGAAGGGCGTCGTGATCGCGCGGTTCCTGGCCGTGCTCGAGCTGTACCGGCACGCGGCGATCGCGTTCGAGCAGGTCGAGCCGCTCGGAGAGCTGACCCTCCGCTGGACGGCTGAGCACTGGTCGGAGGAGAACCTGTCGAACTTGGGAGCGGACTATGACGGTTGA
- a CDS encoding SMC-Scp complex subunit ScpB produces MTVDGTELETEPARVEDAQIERALEAILMVADEPMSLVTLATAVGAPVKRVRAAVDALVADFDGESGPDGVPGVRRGFELREVGGGWRVYVRPEFDAVVSGYVLQQNPTRLSQAALETLAVIAYKQPISRGAIASIRAVNVDSVVRTLAGRGLITELFTDSETGAINYGTTDLLLTQLGINSIEELPKISPLLSDGAEGFDDVR; encoded by the coding sequence ATGACGGTTGACGGAACCGAGCTGGAGACGGAGCCGGCCAGGGTCGAGGACGCTCAGATCGAGCGCGCGCTGGAGGCCATCCTCATGGTCGCCGACGAGCCGATGAGCCTGGTGACGCTCGCCACGGCCGTGGGGGCGCCGGTCAAACGCGTCCGCGCGGCGGTCGACGCACTGGTGGCCGACTTCGACGGCGAGAGCGGCCCCGACGGCGTGCCTGGCGTCCGGCGCGGCTTCGAGCTGCGGGAGGTCGGCGGCGGCTGGCGCGTCTACGTGCGGCCGGAGTTCGATGCCGTCGTCTCGGGCTACGTCCTCCAGCAGAACCCCACCCGGCTGTCGCAGGCGGCGCTGGAGACGCTCGCGGTGATCGCGTACAAGCAGCCGATCAGCCGCGGCGCCATCGCCTCCATCCGCGCGGTCAACGTGGACTCGGTGGTGCGCACGCTGGCCGGTCGCGGCCTGATCACGGAGCTCTTCACCGACAGCGAGACCGGCGCGATCAACTACGGCACCACCGACCTGCTGCTCACCCAGCTCGGCATCAACTCGATCGAGGAGCTGCCGAAGATCTCCCCGCTGCTCTCCGACGGCGCGGAAGGGTTCGACGATGTCCGCTGA